In Passer domesticus isolate bPasDom1 chromosome 9, bPasDom1.hap1, whole genome shotgun sequence, a genomic segment contains:
- the LOC135308348 gene encoding LOW QUALITY PROTEIN: PHD finger protein 7-like (The sequence of the model RefSeq protein was modified relative to this genomic sequence to represent the inferred CDS: inserted 1 base in 1 codon), giving the protein MTDRKQEGPGAREPACMLCRRVEADPDTCGDKVEKGGLCAHVFCLVRGCSSVGWDPAVAASCALPGAAGLPGEAPRLLLMGLLGSFQRCCVCGQSGATITCCKEDCERWFHLPCAKEGGCVNQYIPPYSSYCPEHRPEQDVRATPEPGTDCPICMEPVEDRKTFETMVCPTCKRAWFHRDCIQVGSLPSALGRSRCSAAPGPXLTLHVFALQGQAMCAGLLYFCCPLCRDSEDFSVEMFIMGIRIPFRHPTWEENNAFAYLGERHSMCNARECLYPGGREEAEHEGPWQLLLCSSCAAEGTHRRCSGLRNKTYRWECDSCAGLGTSSRDEPELSSPSLARQSGQESAHGSSESQDIRPSSGTPVPSGLVPPSPSPETSSQNSQQQPASQQSLPSSLLDTSSPSRSRPTYSSSPDPEDGLHSRRAGTDRRRNSSGPQAPGLGSTCAVQEWPGQQQEDSSAC; this is encoded by the exons ATGACTGACAGGAAGCAGGAGGGCCCTGGCGCCAGGGAGCCAG catgcATGCTGTGTCGCCGTGTGGAGGCTGACCCGGACACCTGCGGTGACAAAGTGGAGAAGGGTGGGCTCTGTGCCCACGTCTTTTGCCTGGTGCGTGGCTGCAG ctctgtgggctggGACCCAGCAGTGGCCGCATCCTGCGCCCTGCCCGGAGCcgcggggctgccaggggaggccccgaggctgctgctgatggggcTGCTTGGCTCTTTCCAGCGCTGCTGCGTCTGTGGCCAGAGCGGGGCAACCATCACGTGCTGCAAGGAGGACTGCGAGAGATGgttccacctgccctgtgccaaggAGGGCGGCTGTGTCAATCAGTACATTCCTCCATACAG CTCCTATTGCCCTGAGCACCGTCCAGAGCAGGACGTGCGGGCGACTCCAGAGCCGGGCACCGATTGCCCCATCTGCATGGAGCCTGTGGAGGATAGAAAGACCTTTGAAACCATGGTGTGCCCAACGTGCAAAAGAGCCTGGTTCCACAGGGACTGCATCCAGGTCGGAtccctcccctcagccctggggcgcagcaggtgctcagcagcacctgggc ggctcacactgcatgtgtttgccctgcagggacaggccatgtgCGCTGGTCTTTTATACttctgctgtcccctgtgcagAGACAGTGAGGACTTCTCTGTTGAAATGTTCATCATGGGGATCCGAATCCCCTTCAG ACATCCAACGTGGGAGGAGAACAATGCCTTTGCTTATCTTGGAGAGAGGCACAGCATGTGCAATGCCAGGGAATGCCTTTACcctggaggcagggaggaggcagagcatgaggg gccctggcaattgctcctgtgctcctcctgtgctgctgagggcaccCACAGGCGCTGCTCTGGCCTGAGAAACAAGACATACAGATGGGAGTGTGACAGCTGTGCTGGTCTTGGAACGT CCTCCAGGGATGAGCCAGAGCTCAgtagccccagcctggccagacaGTCAGGACAGGAATCTGCTCATGGCTCCTCAGAATCCCAGGACATCAGGCCAAGCTCCGGTACGCCGGTGCCATCGGGGCTGGTTCCCCCGTCTCCATCTCCAGAGACCAGCAGCCAAAACAGCCAGCAACAGCCAGCATCACAGCAGTCACTGCCATCTTCCTTGCTggacaccagcagccccagcagatcaAGGCCAACATACAGCAGCTCCCCAGACCCTGAGGACGGGCTCCATTCCAGACGTGCTGGGACTGACCGCAGGCGAAACAGCTCTGGCCCGCAAG CGCCGGGCCTCGGATCCACCTGTGcagtccaggagtggccaggacagcagcaggaggacagcAGCGCGTGCTGA